The genomic interval CTTCGCAGCTATCTCAAGGGCTTTGTCGATGTCGTCGACCGAGAACGCCACGCGGTGCATGCCGATGTCGTTGGGACGAGTTGGGTTCGTCTCGATCGCTTTGGGGTGGATGTATTCGAAGAGTTCCAGTTGACCCTGACCATCCGGGGTTTGGAGCATCGCAATTTTTGCGTGGTTGCCATCAAGTCCGACGGCGGTGTCGGCCCACTCGCCGCTGACGGTGTCACGGCCGACGACCGTGAGCCCGAGGTCGGTGAAAAAAGCGATGGTAGCTTCGAGGTCGCGAACGGCGATACCGACGTTCTCAAGTTTGATGGCCATGCGTTGAAGCTACCAAGGCGGACCGATTAGCTCCAGTGGCGAGCCGGGACTCGACTGAACAAGTTCCGGGACGATTGCCCCAAGCCGATGGGCTTACGGAACGATGAAGACGCTCAGCCGCCGAAACATCAATGAGGCAGGCGGTCTTGCTTGCCCTGCATCCTGTCGCCACACTGAAACCATGCAATGGTCCCCGGATCCTGATGCCCTGCGAGGCCGAGTTGCAGTTGTTGCAGGAGCTACCCGAGGTGCTGGACGCGGCATAGCCGCTGCTCTGGGTGAGGCCGGGGCGACGGTAATCTGCACTGGACGCAGCAGCGCGGCCGGCAGAAGCAGGTCGGACTACGACCGGCCCGAGACCATTGAGGAGACAGCCGATCTGGTCACACGGCTCGGCGGCGCCGGGGTCGCCATCCAGGTCGATCATCTCGACTCCGAAGAGGTCCGAAGATTGGCCCAACGGATCCGAACTGAATATGGCGGTCTCGATGTGCTGGTCAACGACATCTGGGGTGCTGAGGTCCTGAAAGGTGGCCCAGCCGAGTGGAACACCCCTATCTGGGAGCACGACCTAGACAAAGGGCTGCGCATCCTGCGACTAGGCATTGACACTCATCTGATCACCTCGCACCATCTGCTTCCGCTGCTAATCACCAAGCGTGGGGGTCTTCTCATTGAAGTCACCGATGGGACTACCAAATTCAACGCCACTGAGTACCGGATCTCGGTGTTCTACGACCTGGCCAAGGTCGCGGTCAATCGGTTGGCCTTTTCTCAAGGCCACGAACTGGAACCGCACGGCGTCACAGCGATCGCCATCACGCCTGGATGGCTACGGTCGGAGATGATGCTCGATCGCTTCGGAGTCACCGAAACCAACTGGCGCGACGCTTTGGACCCCGGCCTGGCGGGCGGATACCCAGACGCCCCCGCAGGTTTCGCTTTCTCGGAGTCACCCCGCTATGTCGGTCGGGCCGTAGCTGCGGTGGCAGCGGACCCTGACCGCGCGAAATGGAATCAGCAGTCGGTCAGCTCGGCTCAACTTGCCAGAGAGTATGGATTCACCGACATAGATGGTTTGCAGCCCGATGGCTGGAGCGCGCACTAACCAGGTAGAGTCCTTGACGCTGCCCCGGGCCGGGCCGGGCTGTCGGAGTCGAGAGCGTTAAACTGCGCCGGCCAATCGACGGTCGCTGGTGGCGCGATGGATTTCCCGGGAACGTGCGTGAAGGTCAGCAGCCGGAATGCGCCGGACTTCACGAACCTGGACAGTGACGTCACGTGCCTCCGGCGGCGTGGCCCGCCTTTCCGTTGGGGAAACATCGGCAATCAGTCCCATGCCGGCGTACTCACGCACGGCGGCGATCCCGGCAACAGCTGCGGTCTTGTTGTCAAAGGCCTTGGACACTGCCATCACGGTGCCATCCGGCGCGGTCAGACGGAACCTGAAATACGACTCCGCGTCAATGAACAGTTCGAACATTCCGGCCATAGCAAATCCTCCCGGTCTGCGGAATCCGCCCCGCGGCGTCGTTGCCACGGAGCAGAAACGGACGCGCCGTTGCGTCCCCTTCCCGCTGGTTTTGTCCTGCAATCCAAATGATGAGTTCATCGCGTGCTCAATGAGTCTCGCTCAAGACAGCCTGTGCCACAAGACCCCCAGTTCGATCACCGACCCTGGAGAAGCCCCCGGACGACCGTCCCGGGGCTTCTTTATGCCATCTAACGGCAGGGCCTACAGCTGCAGCGTCACCGGCCGCTTAAGGCCGTTCACGGTAGCAGCGGGCCAGCGGTCATCCAGCGTCAGGACCTTCATGCCCGACTCCGTGAGCTGGACCGTGTCCTCGATCTTCACGCCGGGTCCCGATGGGTTCCAGGTGAACGGCTGGTTCAGGACCACGGTGTCGGTGGCTGCCGCGGTGACGCGCGGATCCCGCCCGGCATAGCCTGCCGGTCCGCCCTGGTGGTGCTGCTCCCACTGCTCGGCGCCGAAACCGTGGCGGACGTAGGCCGCCTTGATCTCGCCGAAGACGTGGTCCAGCAGTGCACCGGGAACCGTTGCGTCGAAGATGTCCGCTTCCACGGCGGCGATCCGGGACTCGGCGTCGCGCTCTTCGGGGGTCCCGGCGTCGAACCTTACCCAGCGGGTGATGTTCGCGACCAGGCCGTCCCGGCGAGCGCACACCACGGCCATGGCGCGGCGTCCGAGGGGCGCGTGTGTGGCCAACGGGTGCCGGTAGTCGCTCCGGGAGCTGCCGTTGCACAGGAGTACCAGCGGCTCCGCGCCCGCTCCAACCACGCGGGCGGCCAGGGCGGACACCAGTTCGAATTCGGTGGTGTCCGGCCGGGCGGTGGACAGCACATCGGTCATGATGCCGGCCAGTTCCGCGCAGAGGTGGGCGTACCGGGCGCTCTCGCCGGGCAGCAGTTGCTGCCGGGCAGCCCTCAGTTCTGTGGCCACCGAAGCCTCGGCCAGCGGGGTGCCGGAGCCCACTCCGGACGAACGTCCGACGGCGGCTGCAACCTCATGCAGGTTCCCGTACCAGGGCACGGCGTGGAGGGCAACCCCGGCGGGGAGCTCCTCGGCCGCAACCCGCCCCGCCTCGTTGTTGAAAGTCACCAGGTGGTCGCCGTCCCGGTCCACCAGCAGCGCGGCGATGGGGTCGCCGGCCAGGCTGATGTGGACACGGCTGCCGTCCAGGTACCAGGCCAGCGACGTGTGCGTGGTCAGCAGCAACGAGTCCTGCCCCTTGGCATCGAGAATGTCCAGGACGCGTCGCCGCTTGATGGCACGGTCCGCCGTAGAGGCGGGCGGCGTGCGGCGGCCCTGGCCCGCAAAGGTTGCGGCTTCAGTCAGCTGCGACGGCAGTGTTGCAGCGGTGGTTGTCTGGCTCATGAGTTGTCCCCCTGTGTGTTGATCAATGTCTCGATGTCTTCCGAACCTAAAATCCCGTCGGCAACGAACACGGTCACACTGCGGCGAACCGGGGTGCCGGGTTCGGCGATGACGGGCGCGTCCCAGGCCAGCGACTGGCCAACTCCCGGATATCCGTCCACCCGGACGAACCACGGGTCCGTTGAATCCGCGGCGGCGACGAATACGAGTGTGGCCGCGCCGCCGTCGCGAACGGCGCCAACGTCAGTGCCGCCGTCGAACGTTCCCCCCGTGAAGCCGCCCGACCAGGCGAGCCACGGCGTAACACTGCCGTGCACGGCGGACTCACCCGCCTCCGAAGGCGTCCAGACGCGCGCCCCGGAACATTCGGGAAGGCGCCAGAAGAACCCGCCGTAACCGCCTCCAACCCGGCCGTTGGAACCCGGGCTGCCCAGGCTCACCGGCTGGTTGCCGGCGGGGGAGAGCGCAAAGTCCAGGGTGAGGCGCCAGACGGAAGGCCCGACGGCGGCCCACGTCCAGGTGCGCTGTTCGGTCAGAATGGGAGCGCCGTCGGGCCCGTTCCAGGAGAGGTTCTCGGTCAGCTCGCCATCCTGTTCGGTTGGTTCGCCGGCCCGGTCGATGCTGCCGTGGTCCGGGCGCCAGACGTATTCGCCGGCCGCCCGGGTGTAGGTGCGCCCGCCCCAGAAGTTGACGCCGTCCACGTCCTGGAGGGCCACCCCCACGCCCAGGTGCCACACGTGGTCCAGCGGCTGGTGGTCCGTCACAACGGTCCCGGCCAGCGTGCGGACGGGGTGCAGGTACGGGCGGGGAGAGGACACGGCGCGGATGCGGCTGCCGCCCTGATAGTCCGCCACGGGATGCCCGGCAAGGTCGAAGGTCCGGACCGGCGGCAGGCTGCGCGCCCAGGGGACGCCTAGCTCGGCAAAGGTGGCCTGCGCCTTGGTGGCGCGCTCGATCAGCGCGGCAATGCCGTGGACCACCGGGTGGGCATCATCGCCGTCGCCCTCCCAGCTGACATGGCCGGCGTCGATTTCCCGCGGCGCGGGGGCGGTGCGGATGGCTTCCAGCACACACATGAATGCGCCGGCATCCGGCAGTGCACTGAGCAGGGGAGTGCCGGGCAGGGGAGTGCCGGCCGCCCGGGCAGCGAGCAGGTTCTCCAGCAGGTCGGTCCGGCCGAAGGTCTCCCGGCGCTCGCCGTCCGCCGTCGTGGTGACCAGTTCGTCTTCGGTGTAGAAGAACGTCATCTCGCCCCGCGTCCCATGGACCGTGACGGAAGGCCGCTGCTGTTCGGGGGCGCACAGCGTGAGCGCGCACAACAGGGTCTGTCCGGCCACCGTGCGGACGCGGATCACCGAGGTGTCATCGCTCTGGGTGTCGTTGGCGCGGTAGAGGTCCGTTTCCACGGAGGCGACGTCGGCCACCGTGTGGGCGCCGGCCATGTTCAGGGCGGTGGCCACGGCGTGTGCCAAGGCATTGGTGGCCACGCCGTCCACCACATCGATGCCGTCCAGGCTACGTTTGCCGGCCCACCGGGAGCGCTTGAAGTAGCCCCTGGTCCGCAGCCACATGCCGGTGGCGCTGAGTCCCAGCACGTCTCCGATATCACCGGATTCGATGGTGTTCCGGATTTCCGGCAGGGCCAGCGAGCCCAGGCTCTGGAACCCCACCTGGACGAGCCGGCCGGCGGATTCGGCGGCGGCCAGCACTTCCTGGAACTGGGCCATGGATGCCACGGGCGGCTTCTCCACGTACACGTCGGCACCGGCGGCCAACGCCGCCACGGCCAGGGGAGCGTGCGTCTGGATGGGGGTGGCCAGGATGACCACGTCCGGGACCGGCCCGGCTTCCAGCAACTGGTCCAGGGTGTTGAATACGGCCACGGACCCGGCCAGCGTGCCCGTTTCCGGTGGGTTGGGGTCCGCCACTGCCACCAGGTGCAGGGCCCCGGCTTGCTCGAGCCTGGCGAGGTTGGCCAGGTGCGATTCGCCAAAACCGTGCACACCCACGAGGGCAATGCGCGGGAGGGCTGCCGGAACCTCACCTGCCGTTGCAGAGCTAGCGGGTGCCGCGGGGGCGGATTGCTGAGTCATCTGGGGTCCTCGGTGGCTAAGGGGTTGCTAGGGGCGAAAGGCTGGGGGCGGGCGGGTCCCGCTGCGCCCAGGGTCCTGGACAGGTAGCTGATGGCTTCATTCTGCATCTCGACCGTGAAGACGTGCCCGCCTGGCCAGAAACGCCCGGTGTAGGAGCCGGCCGGGTGCAGGGACTCCAGGATCCGGTGGGCGTCCCGCATCCCCTCTTCCGGGAACAGCTCATCGGCCAGCGCGTACTGCACCAGTAGTCCGTCGGCGCCGGACCGTCCGGTCAGTTCCGGCCAGTCGCCCAGCTTCCAGAGGCCCGGGGTCTGGAGCAGCCAGGAATGGGCATCCAGGTAGGCGGGCAGCAGCGACTGGAACGTGGCCATCATGCACGTGACCACATAGCTCCGGATCCGCGGGCTGAGAACTGCCAAAGCCAGTGCCCGGCCGCCGCCACCGGAGAACCCGATGCAGCCCAGCCGCTCCGCGTCCACCCCGGGCAGGCCGGCAAGGATCTCCAGGGCGGCCAGGTCATCGTGGGCCACCGTCCCCGCCAGGCTGGTGCCCAGCAGGCCCGCCGCCTTGGCCACGGTGTCCTCGTGGATTCCCGCGGCGGCGTTGTACAGTTCGGCATCGGAAGGTACGACGCCGGCCTCCCGCCACTGCGACTTCCTCGCCACCAGCGCGGATTCCGTCCGCCACGGCGGGGTGGACAGATCGAAGCGCCGGCTGCCCCAGGTAAAGGTGTCGTGGGCCAGGACGGCGAAGCCCTCGCGGGCGACCTCCGTGGCCAGTGCGCGCCCTCCGTAGTGCCCGGTGGGGGCTTCCGCGGCGGAGGGGTGGGGCTCGGGAAGCGTGACCAGCCGGTCCGCTCCGCCGAACTTGTTTCCGCCGTGGCAGTGCAGGGCCAACACGCCGGGCAGCGGCCCGGAACTCCCGGCCGGCCGCATCAGCCAGCCCGTGGTGCGGGGGCCGAAGCCCAACTGCCAGCTGAGCTGGGAGGTGGTGACGCCGTCGTACGTTTCCTCCCAGTGGACGGTGATGTCCGCCGGGGGAACGACTGCCGGAACGCCCAAGGCGTCCGAAAGCTCCTGCGCCGCCGGGGTGGCTGCCTGGTGGCGCGGCCGGTCACGGACGTAGCCAGGCCAGTTCTCATAGCCTGCAATTGCGCTGGGCCGGACCGGCCGGGAATCCTTGCTCACTGACCTGCCTGTTCTTCGGGTGGACGGGGAGGGTTGAAGGCGCGGCGGATCGGGACGGATGTTGAACTGTGGGTAAAGTGATCCGGTTGCAGAAAACGCTTTCTCAAAAACTAACAAAGGGCTATACAGGAGTCAAGAAACCGTTTACTTTGGTACGGAGCCGCTTTCAACGTCCCGCGTGACGGAGGCCGGATCCGGACAGCTGCACATGAAGTGAGTCCGCCGCCGGAGACGGTGCAAACATGGATCGCCCAGTGCGATCAACCCAGACGTGGAGGGCCACGATGACCAAAGGAGGCCACATGGCCGCTAGACACATACCCAGGACGCCGTGCCCGGCAAGAATGCCGGCTGCAGCGGGTCTGCTGCGTGAAACGGAGTTGCCGCAATGAGTGCCATCAGTGAACTGAGCACCCTCAAGCGCCGCAAAGGCCCCATGACGGCAGCGGAGAAAAAAGCGAACGGCCGGGACAATAAGGCCGCGTACATCTTCTTGCTGCCGTGGCTGGTGGGCCTTGTTGCCATCACCGTCGGTCCGATGCTGATGTCCCTGTACCTGTCCTTCACGGATTACAACCTGCTCCAGCCGCCGGAATGGGTGGGGCTGGACAACTTCATCCGCATGTTCGCCGACGCACGGCTGCACAACTCGCTGGGTGTGACGTTCACCTACGTCTTTGTAGGCGTCCCGCTGCAGCTCGGTGTCGCGCTGCTGATCGCGCTCGTGCTGGACAAGGGCCTGCGCGGGCTGCCGTTCTACCGCTCGGTCTTCTACCTGCCGTCCCTGCTGGGCGGTTCCGTGGCAGTTGCCATCCTGTGGAAGCAGATCTTCGGCACCACCGGCCTGGTCAATCAGGCCCTGGCCATGTTTGGCATTCAGGGTCCCGGCTGGATTTCCGATCCGAGCACCGCGCTGGGCTCCATCGTCCTGCTGCACGTGTGGACCTTCGGCGCCCCCATGATCATTTTCCTGGCCGGACTCCGCCAGATTCCGGTGATGTATTACGAAGCCGCAAAGGTGGACGGCGCCAGCACACTCCAGCAGTTCTGGCGCATCACGCTTCCCATGCTCAGCCCCATCATTTTCTTCAACCTGGTGCTCCAGATCATTGGATCCTTCCAGTCCTTCACGCAGGCGTTCATCGTTTCCGGCGGCAATGGCGGCCCTTCGGATTCGACGATGTTCTTCACGCTGTACCTGTACCAGAAGGGCTTTGGCCAGTTCGACATGGGCTATGCCTCCGCAATGGCGTGGTTCCTGCTGGTCATCATCGGTGTGTTCACCGCCATCAACTTCATCGCTGCAAAGTATTGGGTTTTCTATGACGACTAAGCTTGAGACGCTGCCCGCCCCGGACAAAAAGACCGCCGGCCCCGGTAAGCCAACGAATCACCGCAAGCCCACCAAACGCCGCGAATCCCGTGGCACGCTCGCCTTCAGCAGGGCTGCCCGCACGAAGGCCTTGATCAAACATGGCATCCTGATCCTCGCCGGCGGACTGATGATCTACCCGCTGCTGTGGATGGTTGTCTCATCGCTCCGGGCCAATGAACTGATCTTCCGCGAGCCTGGCCTGTGGCTCAACAGCCTGGAGATGAGCAACTACACGGACGGCTGGTCCGCGCTGACGCACCCGTTCGGGCACTACATGCTCAACTCGGCCATCGTGGTGATCGGCTCCATCCTGGGAAACCTGATCTCCTGCTCCATGGCCGCCTACGCCTTCGCGCGGCTCCAGTTCACGGGCAAGAAGCTGTTCTTCGGGATCATGCTGCTGACCATCATGCTCCCATTCCACGTGGTGATCGTGCCGCAGTACATCCTGTTCTCGCAGATCGGTTGGGTGAACACTTTCTGGCCGCTCATTGTGCCAAAACTGCTGGCCACCGATGCATTCTTCGTGTTCCTGATGGTCCAGTTCATCCGCGGCATCCCCAAGGACCTGGATGAAGCGGCACGGATCGACGGCGCCGGCCACCCGCGCATCTTCCTGCGGGTCATCCTGCCCCTGATGGTTCCGGCCCTGGCCACCACCACCATCTTCACCTTCATCTGGACGTGGAACGACTTCTTCGGCGCCCTGATCTACCTGACGGATCCGGACATGTTCACCGTTCCGGTTGCGCTGCGCGCCTTCGTGGACTCGCAGTCCGCCACCAGCTGGGGATCGCTGTTCGCCATGTCCATCGTGTCCCTGCTCCCGGTGTTCCTGGTCTTCCTCTTCGGCCAGCGGTTCCTCATCAAGGGCATCGCCACCACCGGTATCAAGTAGATCCAGTCAAGTAGATCCAGCGAAGCACCTTGCTCCAGCCAGTGGTCCGTCCCCCGAGGACGGGCCATTTGGCGTATCCTGCCGTGCCGGGCCGCGTCGAAGATCCACCGAGGCCAAGGCAAAAAAACATCTTGTAATACAAGTCGTGTACTTGTAGTATGAGAGTTAAGAAAACGCTTTCTCGTTTACTTTCCCCCTAGCCAGATCAATGAAGATCGGAGTACCCAGTGGCGCTTTTTCACCGCACTGAGTCAGATGCCAAAAAACGTACGGCAGAGTTGCCATCCACCGGCGCACCCCGCCGTTTCCGCAAGACGGGTGTGGTTGCCGCCGCAGCCGCCGTCGTGCTTGCCCTGAGTGCCTGCGGCGGAGGAGCGGCCCCGCAGAGCGACGGCGGACCCGTTGAGCTGCGCTTCTCCTGGTGGGGCAGCGACAAGCGCGCCCAGCTGACGCAGGCGGCCATCGCGGCGTTCGAGGCCGAGAACCCCAACATCAAGATCAAGCCGGAGTACGGCGACTGGAGCGGATACTGGGACAAGCTGGCCACCCAGGTCGCCGCCAACGACGCCCCGGACATCATCCAGATGGACGAAAAATACATCACGGAGTATTCAACCCGCGGCGCGCTGCTTGACCTCTCCAAGTACCAGATCGACACGTCAAAGCTGGACGAAGCAGCCCTCAATGCCGGCAAGAGCGAAGACGGCCTGACCGGCATCCCCGCCGGCATCAACGCGGCCACCATCCTGGCCAATCCGGCTGTCTTCAAGGCTGCAGGCGTTGACCTTCCCGACGACAAGACCTGGACCTGGGAAGACTTCGGCCGCATCTCCGCCGAACTCACCGAGAAGTCCCCGAAGGGTACGTACGGCTCTGCCGCCTACGGAACGGACGAGGCCTCGCTGGGAGTCTGGCTCCGGCAGAACGGCAAGTCCCTGTACACGTCCGACGGCAAGCTGGGATTCGAGCCCTCGGACATCGCCGACTGGTGGGCTTTCCTGAAGGAGCTCAGCGAGAAGAAGGCTGTGCCGTCTGCATCGGAAGTTGTGGAAGCTGAGGCCGCAGCGCTGGACCAGAGTGGCCTGGCCACGGGCAAGAACGGGCTCGCCTTCTGGTGGTCCAACCAGCTGCCGGCGCTGGAGAAGGCCGCCGGAAGCGAGCTGCAGATCCTGCGCTTCCCGTCCACCACAGGCAAGGCTGCCGACGCCAAGCTCTGGTACAAGGCATCCCAGTTCTGGTCGGCTTCATCGCGCACCAAGCACCCCGTGGAAACGGCCAAGTTCATCAACTTCCTGGCCAACAACACCAAGGCAGGCGAGGCCCTGCTTGCCGACCGCGGCGTCTACCCGAACTCCGACGTCCGCGCCGCCATCGAGCCAAAGCTGACGCCCGCCGATATCAAGGTGGTCAAGTTCATCGACCAGATCAAGGGCGAACTCGGCGAGGCTCCGGCCCCGCCGCCGAAGGGCGCCGGCGCCATCCAGGAAATCGTCAAGCGCTACACCTCCGAGATCCTCTTCAACCGCCTGTCCACAGACGAG from Pseudarthrobacter sp. SSS035 carries:
- a CDS encoding VOC family protein; translated protein: MAIKLENVGIAVRDLEATIAFFTDLGLTVVGRDTVSGEWADTAVGLDGNHAKIAMLQTPDGQGQLELFEYIHPKAIETNPTRPNDIGMHRVAFSVDDIDKALEIAAKHGCTPLRGVATYGDVYKLTYLRGPSGILVMLAEKLKKD
- a CDS encoding DUF6807 family protein, whose product is MTQQSAPAAPASSATAGEVPAALPRIALVGVHGFGESHLANLARLEQAGALHLVAVADPNPPETGTLAGSVAVFNTLDQLLEAGPVPDVVILATPIQTHAPLAVAALAAGADVYVEKPPVASMAQFQEVLAAAESAGRLVQVGFQSLGSLALPEIRNTIESGDIGDVLGLSATGMWLRTRGYFKRSRWAGKRSLDGIDVVDGVATNALAHAVATALNMAGAHTVADVASVETDLYRANDTQSDDTSVIRVRTVAGQTLLCALTLCAPEQQRPSVTVHGTRGEMTFFYTEDELVTTTADGERRETFGRTDLLENLLAARAAGTPLPGTPLLSALPDAGAFMCVLEAIRTAPAPREIDAGHVSWEGDGDDAHPVVHGIAALIERATKAQATFAELGVPWARSLPPVRTFDLAGHPVADYQGGSRIRAVSSPRPYLHPVRTLAGTVVTDHQPLDHVWHLGVGVALQDVDGVNFWGGRTYTRAAGEYVWRPDHGSIDRAGEPTEQDGELTENLSWNGPDGAPILTEQRTWTWAAVGPSVWRLTLDFALSPAGNQPVSLGSPGSNGRVGGGYGGFFWRLPECSGARVWTPSEAGESAVHGSVTPWLAWSGGFTGGTFDGGTDVGAVRDGGAATLVFVAAADSTDPWFVRVDGYPGVGQSLAWDAPVIAEPGTPVRRSVTVFVADGILGSEDIETLINTQGDNS
- a CDS encoding SDR family oxidoreductase yields the protein MQWSPDPDALRGRVAVVAGATRGAGRGIAAALGEAGATVICTGRSSAAGRSRSDYDRPETIEETADLVTRLGGAGVAIQVDHLDSEEVRRLAQRIRTEYGGLDVLVNDIWGAEVLKGGPAEWNTPIWEHDLDKGLRILRLGIDTHLITSHHLLPLLITKRGGLLIEVTDGTTKFNATEYRISVFYDLAKVAVNRLAFSQGHELEPHGVTAIAITPGWLRSEMMLDRFGVTETNWRDALDPGLAGGYPDAPAGFAFSESPRYVGRAVAAVAADPDRAKWNQQSVSSAQLAREYGFTDIDGLQPDGWSAH
- a CDS encoding ABC transporter substrate-binding protein, translating into MPSTGAPRRFRKTGVVAAAAAVVLALSACGGGAAPQSDGGPVELRFSWWGSDKRAQLTQAAIAAFEAENPNIKIKPEYGDWSGYWDKLATQVAANDAPDIIQMDEKYITEYSTRGALLDLSKYQIDTSKLDEAALNAGKSEDGLTGIPAGINAATILANPAVFKAAGVDLPDDKTWTWEDFGRISAELTEKSPKGTYGSAAYGTDEASLGVWLRQNGKSLYTSDGKLGFEPSDIADWWAFLKELSEKKAVPSASEVVEAEAAALDQSGLATGKNGLAFWWSNQLPALEKAAGSELQILRFPSTTGKAADAKLWYKASQFWSASSRTKHPVETAKFINFLANNTKAGEALLADRGVYPNSDVRAAIEPKLTPADIKVVKFIDQIKGELGEAPAPPPKGAGAIQEIVKRYTSEILFNRLSTDEAGKKAVDEMKSAIS
- a CDS encoding DUF1508 domain-containing protein, translated to MAGMFELFIDAESYFRFRLTAPDGTVMAVSKAFDNKTAAVAGIAAVREYAGMGLIADVSPTERRATPPEARDVTVQVREVRRIPAADLHARSREIHRATSDRRLAGAV
- a CDS encoding carbohydrate ABC transporter permease, which encodes MSAISELSTLKRRKGPMTAAEKKANGRDNKAAYIFLLPWLVGLVAITVGPMLMSLYLSFTDYNLLQPPEWVGLDNFIRMFADARLHNSLGVTFTYVFVGVPLQLGVALLIALVLDKGLRGLPFYRSVFYLPSLLGGSVAVAILWKQIFGTTGLVNQALAMFGIQGPGWISDPSTALGSIVLLHVWTFGAPMIIFLAGLRQIPVMYYEAAKVDGASTLQQFWRITLPMLSPIIFFNLVLQIIGSFQSFTQAFIVSGGNGGPSDSTMFFTLYLYQKGFGQFDMGYASAMAWFLLVIIGVFTAINFIAAKYWVFYDD
- a CDS encoding Xaa-Pro peptidase family protein: MSQTTTAATLPSQLTEAATFAGQGRRTPPASTADRAIKRRRVLDILDAKGQDSLLLTTHTSLAWYLDGSRVHISLAGDPIAALLVDRDGDHLVTFNNEAGRVAAEELPAGVALHAVPWYGNLHEVAAAVGRSSGVGSGTPLAEASVATELRAARQQLLPGESARYAHLCAELAGIMTDVLSTARPDTTEFELVSALAARVVGAGAEPLVLLCNGSSRSDYRHPLATHAPLGRRAMAVVCARRDGLVANITRWVRFDAGTPEERDAESRIAAVEADIFDATVPGALLDHVFGEIKAAYVRHGFGAEQWEQHHQGGPAGYAGRDPRVTAAATDTVVLNQPFTWNPSGPGVKIEDTVQLTESGMKVLTLDDRWPAATVNGLKRPVTLQL
- a CDS encoding acetylxylan esterase; this encodes MSKDSRPVRPSAIAGYENWPGYVRDRPRHQAATPAAQELSDALGVPAVVPPADITVHWEETYDGVTTSQLSWQLGFGPRTTGWLMRPAGSSGPLPGVLALHCHGGNKFGGADRLVTLPEPHPSAAEAPTGHYGGRALATEVAREGFAVLAHDTFTWGSRRFDLSTPPWRTESALVARKSQWREAGVVPSDAELYNAAAGIHEDTVAKAAGLLGTSLAGTVAHDDLAALEILAGLPGVDAERLGCIGFSGGGGRALALAVLSPRIRSYVVTCMMATFQSLLPAYLDAHSWLLQTPGLWKLGDWPELTGRSGADGLLVQYALADELFPEEGMRDAHRILESLHPAGSYTGRFWPGGHVFTVEMQNEAISYLSRTLGAAGPARPQPFAPSNPLATEDPR
- a CDS encoding carbohydrate ABC transporter permease, yielding MTTKLETLPAPDKKTAGPGKPTNHRKPTKRRESRGTLAFSRAARTKALIKHGILILAGGLMIYPLLWMVVSSLRANELIFREPGLWLNSLEMSNYTDGWSALTHPFGHYMLNSAIVVIGSILGNLISCSMAAYAFARLQFTGKKLFFGIMLLTIMLPFHVVIVPQYILFSQIGWVNTFWPLIVPKLLATDAFFVFLMVQFIRGIPKDLDEAARIDGAGHPRIFLRVILPLMVPALATTTIFTFIWTWNDFFGALIYLTDPDMFTVPVALRAFVDSQSATSWGSLFAMSIVSLLPVFLVFLFGQRFLIKGIATTGIK